A segment of the Pseudomonas serboccidentalis genome:
AAAAGGTCCTGGAAGAACATCTGGCGCTGGCCGCAGAGCTGCAACTGCCGGTGTTCCTGCACGAGCGTGACGCCAGCCAGCGTCTGCTGGAAATTCTCCGGGACTTCCGTGATCAATTGCCCGCCGCGGTGGTGCACTGTTTTACCGGCGAGCAGAAAGCCTTGTTCAGTTATCTGGATCTGGACCTGCACATCGGCATCACCGGCTGGATCTGCGACGAGCGCCGGGGCACGCATCTGCACCCGCTGGTCAAGGAGATCAAGCGCGGACGGCTGATGCTCGAAAGCGACGCGCCGTACCTGCTGCCGCGCACCCTGCGGCCAAAGCCGAAAAACGGTCGCAACGAGCCGGCCTACCTGACTGAAGTACTGCGCGAAGTGGCGCTGCACCGGAGCGAGAGCGAGGACGATCTGGCGGCGCACACCACCGCATGTGCCCGTGCGTTCTTCACTCTGCCGACGTTGGTGTAAGCCGCAAAAGATCGCAGCCTTCGGCAGCTCCTACAGGGTGCACAGCATCTCAATGCAGGAGC
Coding sequences within it:
- a CDS encoding TatD family hydrolase, with protein sequence MQLIDIGVNLTNPSFAEKHQAVLDRAYAAGVCQLVLTGTSVEGSEQALELCQQLDESGQRLFATAGLHPHSASDWNADSARRLRSLLQEKNVVAVGECGLDFNRDFSPRPQQEKVLEEHLALAAELQLPVFLHERDASQRLLEILRDFRDQLPAAVVHCFTGEQKALFSYLDLDLHIGITGWICDERRGTHLHPLVKEIKRGRLMLESDAPYLLPRTLRPKPKNGRNEPAYLTEVLREVALHRSESEDDLAAHTTACARAFFTLPTLV